In the genome of Palaemon carinicauda isolate YSFRI2023 chromosome 15, ASM3689809v2, whole genome shotgun sequence, one region contains:
- the LOC137654122 gene encoding heat shock 70 kDa protein cognate 4-like — MEDNNSPVIGIDLGTTYSCVAVFQNEKVEIIANDQGNRTTPSYVAFNDTERLIGEAAKNQCALNPKNTIFDVKRLMGRNYIDDCVQRVIKILPYEIIDEENKPKIQVEYKKEKKVLTPEEVSSMILSKMKKIAENYLGRNINKAVITVPAYFNDTQRQATKDAGTIAGLDVIRIINEPTAAAIAYGLNNDTKEQNVLIFDLGGGTFDVSILNISNDGIFEVKSTAGDTHLGGEDFDSILLDYFTREFSKKYKKDLSNNKRSLRRLRSACETAKRTLSSSTQATIEIDSLYEGIDFHTTITRAKFENLCGRLFKNTLVPVERALIDAKLDKSDIDEIVLVGGSTRIPKIQNLLQTFFNEKNLNKSINPDEAVAYGAAIQAAILSGDKSDKIKDLLLLDVTPLSLGIETAGNIMTTLIKRNATIPTSKFENFTTYSDNQECVNIKIYEGERTKTKDNNYLGEFQLNNIPQAPKGIPKIKVTFDIDANGILNVSATEESSGKSEKITITNDSGRLNKEEVDRMIKEAEMYAAQDRELRNDIEAKCKLESYCLEIQNNIINNNSSNIDIFKSKLESTLKWIDETPSAKQKDYENKLKEIKKDYEHILGENESNLHNNQFHPTIEEVD, encoded by the coding sequence ATGGAGGATAATAATTCTCCGGTTATTGGtattgacctgggaactacttattcgtgtgttgctgtttttcaaaatgaaaaagttgaaattattGCTAATGACCAAGGAAATAGAACCACTCCTTCTTATGTTGCATTCAATGACACCGAAAGACTTATTGGGGAAGCGGCAAAAAATCAATGTGCCTTGAATCCAAAAAATACCATTTTTGATGTAAAAAGGTTAATGGGCAGAAATTATATAGATGATTGCGTTCAACGAGTAATTAAAATCTTACCCTATGAAATTATTGACGAAGAGAATAAACCAAAAATACAAGtcgaatataaaaaagagaaaaaggtgttAACCCCAGAAGAAGTATCTTCTATGatattatcaaaaatgaaaaaaattgcagaaaattaTTTAGGACGAAATATAAATAAAGCTGTTATTACAGTTCCGGCTTATTTTAACGATACTCAGCGACAGGCTACTAAAGATGCTGGGACCATCGCTGGACTTGATGTTATTCGAATAATTAATGAACCCACAGCCGCCGCCATCGCTTATggattaaataatgatacaaaagaacaaaacgttttaatatttgatttgggTGGGGGGACTTTTGATGTATCTATATTGAATATTAGTAATGATGGCATTTTTGAAGTTAAATCAACAGCAGGAGATACTCATCTTGGGGGAGAAGATTTTGATagtattttattagattattttacaCGAGAATtcagcaaaaaatataaaaaagatttaagcaACAATAAAAGATCATTAAGGCGTCTTCGTTCTGCCTGTGAAACTGCTAAACGAACTTTATCTTCATCTACACAAGCGACAATCGAAATTGATTCGTTATATGAGGGAATTGATTTTCATACTACCATTACTCGcgctaaatttgaaaatttgtgtGGGAGGTTATTCAAAAACACTCTAGTGCCAGTTGAAAGGGCGTTAATCGATGCTAAGCTCGATAAGAGTGACATCGATGAAATTGTTTTGGTTGGAGGTTCTACGCGTATTCCAAAAATAcaaaacctccttcaaactttttttaatgaaaagaatttgaataagtCGATTAATCCAGATGAGGCTGTAGCCTATGGTGCTGCCATTCAAGCTGCCATTCTCAGTGGAGATAAATCTGATAAGATCAAAGATTTATTATTACTGGATGTGACTCCCCTTTCATTGGGTATTGAAACTGCCGGTAATATTATGACTACCTTGATTAAAAGAAACGCGACAATTCCTACTAGCAAATTTGAAAACTTCACTACGTATAGTGATAACCAAGAAtgtgttaatattaaaatatatgaaggagaaagaactaaaactaaagataataattatttggGGGAGTTTCAATTAAATAATATACCCCAGGCACCCAAGGGTATACCTAAAATTAAGGTTACATTTGATATTGATGCCAATGGGATATTAAATGTGTCAGCAACCGAAGAATCTTCCGGCAAATCAGAAAAAATTACTATAACTAATGACTCGGGAAGATTAAACAAAGAAGAGGTAGATCGAATGATCAAAGAAGCTGAAATGTATGCTGCTCAAGACCGGGAATTAAGAAACGATATAGAAGCTAAATGTAAATTAGAATCATAttgcttagaaatacaaaataatatcataaataataacagtagtaatatagatatatttaaatcaaaattagaaaGTACTCTCAAGTGGATTGATGAAACCCCCTCTGCTaaacaaaaagattatgaaaataaattaaaagaaataaaaaaggattatgaacatatacttggggaaaatgaatcaaatttacataataatcaatTCCACCCAACCATTGAAGAAGTTgactaa